The Methylomarinum sp. Ch1-1 genome contains the following window.
TGATATGAAACGGCAGCAGTATGGGGGTCGGCAGCAAGTAATGGTGTAGATATTTTTTCCAGCCCCGAGTGCGTATGCCGAACCAGTGCACCGACAGAAATACCAGAAGCGCCAGAGCGGAGGTCACCGACAGGTCGCGGGTCGGCGAATGCAGTCCGGGAATCAGGCCAATCAGATTGGCGATGACGAGAAATATCCATAGCGTCGCGATAAAGGGCATGATTTGTCGGCCGTGTTCCGGCGCCACCGTCAGTATGCTTTGTTCGATGACGCCGAAGCCGGCCTCGATCACCGTTTGCAGCGGGCTGGGAAGCATTTTCAGATGTCGCGTCGTCAGCCAGGCAAAACCAATAAAAGCCAGCATGATGCCCCAGGTCGTGATGATCGAGGCGTGAATCGTCAGCGAGCCGACTGTAATCGAATAATCATCATTCATTGCTTTCTTGCTCGTTATCACCGATGTGTTATCACCCGTTTTACCACAGACTGCCCGGAATCCACCAAGGAAATTCGGGCTACTTTACATTATCGATTTCGGCGCATGATGTGCCGCCCAACTAATGTCCCGTTATAGGCTTTGGCGATGGCTCCCTTTTTATTCTTGAGCTTGTTAGTACAGCATCCATTTTTCATCTGAAATTCTTAGGTATTTTTT
Protein-coding sequences here:
- a CDS encoding F0F1 ATP synthase subunit A, which encodes MNDDYSITVGSLTIHASIITTWGIMLAFIGFAWLTTRHLKMLPSPLQTVIEAGFGVIEQSILTVAPEHGRQIMPFIATLWIFLVIANLIGLIPGLHSPTRDLSVTSALALLVFLSVHWFGIRTRGWKKYLHHYLLPTPILLPFHIISELTRTLALAIRLFGNIMSLELAAMLILLVAGFLAPIPILMLHIIEALVQAYIFGMLALIYLAGAIQSQQQSHPQE